The Oncorhynchus masou masou isolate Uvic2021 chromosome 6, UVic_Omas_1.1, whole genome shotgun sequence genome has a window encoding:
- the LOC135542795 gene encoding filamin A-interacting protein 1-like isoform X3: MVVDEQQRLTEQLTQQTAKVQELTASASHTQEELSSANAKVQEGEQKVFHLETELGEQASRFHQEQETMTAKLSSEDAQNRQLKQKLSTLSRQLDELEETNKTLRRAEDELQELRDKISRGECGNSSLMDEVEELRKRVLEMEGKDEELVRMEDQCRDLNKKLEKEASQSRSLKADVDKLNHRIMELEKLEDAFGKSKQECNALKCNLDKERTVSKVLSREMDILKARVKELEAVEGQLEKTELTLKEDLTKLKTLTVMLVDERKTMAEKLKAMEVKVHNSTGKLQAEQDKVTTVTEKLIEESKKALRSNAELEEKMCGATKDRDELKAKLQAEEEKSNDLQSKVTMMKKRLQSLEAAEREFLRNKAKEENIKAPISNRSQQEDYKVKDLTQEVERLRRKLKDMKVVEDDLLKTEDEFESMEKRYSREQERAKALMEELEISRNELLKYQLAEKQESNQEHILYKRLKEEEAKSSHLTREVAALKEKIHEYMGTEENICRMKNDHSTLQRKLTLQEVKNKDLAREMETLNRELERYRRFSKSLRPGMNGRRFSDLQVCTKEVQTDLADHLRPNYKSIAPLERAVVNGKLYEESDSEDDPNYNNELPLAQCNPSLFNNVNNLNNNIRRVPFLKTKESHNPVNGKVQVPRQNGNHVQQGDVFLTHSPGQPLHIKVTPDHGHNMAMLEITSPTAENTQSYTSTAVIPTSGGPPKQRITIIQNASISPTTRNKAQRSPSSDGSPCTPDRAISPFTMATYCRAMTPDSSGSVTPDRAMSPIQIVSVTTGTPDRSLSTEPVEVIGGHAVFRVTPERQSSWQVQRSNSSGPNVITTEDNKIHIHLGSPFIQSLNTTPQPVSPCYSPGQEQRSPVSSNGTPVKGNSKITSSITIKPTSTPNKRPSQMTIPLEAFRRPGPTRIPKPKAYSTKGTNSAVNPGQSN; the protein is encoded by the exons ATGGTCGTGGACGAGCAGCAGCGCCTCACAGAGCAATTGACCCAACAGACTGCTAAGGTCCAAGAACTGACCGCCAGCGCCTCCCACACCCAGGAAGAGCTGAGCTCTGCTAATGCAAAGGTGCAAGAGGGGGAGCAGAAAGTTTTTCACTTGGAGACAGAGCTAGGCGAACAAGCCAGTCGCTTTCACCAGGAACAGGAGACCATGACAGCCAAACTGTCCAGCGAGGATGCCCAGAACCGGCAGCTCAAGCAGAAATTGTCCACACTCAGCCGGCAGCTGGAtgaactggaggagaccaacaagaCCCTCCGGAGGGCCGAGGATGAGCTCCAGGAGCTGAGGGACAAGATCAGCCGCGGGGAATGTGGCAACTCCAGCCTCATGGATGAGGTGGAGGAGTTACGGAAAAGGGTTCTGGAGATGGAAGGGAAGGACGAGGAGCTGGTCAGAATGGAGGACCAGTGCAGGGACCTCAACAAGAAGCTGGAGAAGGAAGCCAGCCAAAGCCGTAGCCTGAAGGCTGATGTGGACAAGCTGAACCACAGGATCATGGAGCTGGAGAAACTAGAGGATGCGTTCGGCAAGAGCAAACAGGAGTGCAACGCGCTAAAGTGCAATCTGGACAAAGAGAGGACAGTGTCAAAGGTTCTGTCCAGAGAGATGGACATCCTGAAAGCGAGGGTCAAAGAACTGGAGGCCGTGGAGGGTCAGCTGGAGAAGACAGAGCTTACACTAAAGGAAGATCTCACCAAGCTGAAGACGCTGACGGTCATGCTGGTGGATGAAAGGAAGACCATGGCTGAGAAACTGAAAGCGATGGAGGTCAAGGTCCATAACAGCACTGGCAAACTGCAAGCTGAGCAGGACAAAGTCACAACAGTAACAGAGAAGCTTATTGAGGAGAGCAAGAAAGCCCTAAGGTCGAATGCTGAGCTTGAGGAGAAAATGTGTGGCGCCACCAAGGACAGGGATGAACTCAAGGCCAAGCTCCAAGCCGAGGAGGAAAAGAGCAACGACCTGCAGTCCAAAGTTACCATGATGAAGAAGAGGTTGCAGTCACTGGAAGCTGCAGAGAGGGAATTCCTGAGGAACAAAGCCAAAGAGGAAAACATCAAGGCGCCCATCTCCAACCGCTCCCAACAAGAGGACTACAAAGTCAAAGACCTTACGCAGGAAGTTGAGCGCCTGAGGCGAAAACTTAAAGATATGAAGGTTGTTGAAGACGACTTGTTGAAGACTGAGGATGAGTTTGAGTCCATGGAGAAGCGATACTCCAGGGAACAAGAGCGAGCAAAGGCCTTGATGGAGGAGTTGGAAATATCCAGAAATGAGCTCTTAAAGTACCAACTGGCAGAGAAGCAAGAGTCCAACCAGGAGCACATCCTCTACAAGCGTCTGAAAGAGGAAGAGGCCAAGTCCAGTCATCTGACCCGAGAGGTGGCGGCCCTAAAAGAGAAGATCCATGAATATATGGGCACAGAGGAAAACATCTGTCGCATGAAAAATGACCACTCCACCTTGCAAAGAAAACTGACTCTGCAAGAGGTGAAAAATAAAGACCTGGCCAGAGAGATGGAGACCCTCAATCGGGAGCTGGAGCGATACCGTCGCTTCAGCAAAAGTCTCCGCCCAGGCATGAACGGCAGACGTTTCTCAGACTTACAGGTGTGCACCAAGGAGGTACAGACAGATCTAGCAGACCACCTTCGACCCAACTACAAGAGCATCGCCCCACTGGAGCGGGCCGTGGTGAACGGAAAACTGTACGAAGAGAGTGACTCTGAGGACGATCCAAACTACAACAATGAGCTGCCCCTCGCCCAATGTAACCCCTCCCTCTTCAACAATGTCAACAACCTCAACAACAACATCAGGAGAGTCCCCTTTCTCAAAACCAAAGAAAGCCACAACCCAGTCAATGGCAAAGTGCAGGTTCCCAGACAGAATGGGAACCATGTGCAGCAAGGAGACGTGTTTCTGACACACAGCCCCGGGCAACCACTGCACATCAAGGTAACCCCAGACCACGGGCATAACATGGCCATGCTAGAAATCACCAGCCCCACCGCAGAAAACACCCAGTCATACACCAGCACTGCAGTCATCCCCACAAGCGGAGGTCCACCCAAACAAAGAATCACCATAATTCAGAACGCATCCATCTCTCCGACTACCAGAAACAAAGCTCAAAGGTCCCCCTCGTCAGATGGTTCCCCCTGCACTCCTGATCGAGCCATATCTCCCTTCACCATGGCCACCTACTGCAGAGCGATGACCCCAGACTCCTCTGGGTCGGTCACACCAGACAGGGCTATGTCACCCATCCAGATCGTGTCGGTCACAACAGGCACTCCTGACCGGTCCCTGTCCACGGAGCCAGTAGAGGTCATTGGAGGTCATGCAGTCTTCAGGGTGACACCAGAGAGGCAGAGCAGCTGGCAGGTTCAGAGgtccaacagctccggccccaaCGTCATCACCACGGAGGACAACAAAATCCACATTCACTTAGGGAGCCCCTTCATTCAGAGCTTAAACACTACACCCCAGCCTGTGAGCCCATGCTACTCACCTGGGCAGGAGCAGAGATCTCCTGTATCATCCAATGGTACCCCTGTCAAAGGCAACAGCAAAATCACAAGTAGCATCACTATAAAGCCAACATCCACCCCAAACAAAAGGCCTTCACAAATGACA ATCCCCTTGGAAGCATTCCGACGCCCAGGTCCAACCAGGATCCCCAAACCTAAAGCCTACAGTACAAAAGGAACAAACAGTGCGGTCAATCCAGGGCAGAGCAATTAA